A section of the Pseudomonas tritici genome encodes:
- a CDS encoding flavohemoglobin expression-modulating QEGLA motif protein, translating into MDDYQQTIRTLSDRIVLAQTPIRVLDAVKWDDNIRQGFFKAKGKEMPAVDRDYYRNRPLSFDSSAVKLEFQNIERDITRRLGQFSPVGQIMRRMCREYRMVVRMLEARGTEDFGLISQELYGAASDAFHAGDPTLADLGLMLSDYLNNIDGRGDLKDEAKTLTAKDAVALLQTRLNKVFGEAEETIRVFESDGIVADAAAGADYIKIRADAMFNDRDVRALEVHEGLVHVGTTLNGQNQPICTFLSKGPPSSTVTQEGLAILMEIITFASYPSRLRKLTNRTRAIHMVEEGADFLQVFEFFREQGFEMGESYGNASRVFRGSVPNGLPFTKDLSYLKGFIMVYNYIQLAVRKGKLEQVPLLFCGKTTLEDMRTLRQLVDEGLVVPPKYLPEQFRDMNALAAWMCFSNFLNHLSLDRIEADYSNIL; encoded by the coding sequence GTGGACGATTACCAGCAGACGATACGCACCTTGTCTGATCGCATTGTGCTGGCGCAGACACCGATTCGCGTCCTCGACGCCGTGAAGTGGGACGACAACATTCGCCAGGGATTCTTCAAGGCCAAGGGCAAGGAAATGCCCGCGGTGGACCGCGACTACTACCGGAACCGACCGCTGTCGTTTGATTCCAGCGCGGTAAAGCTGGAGTTCCAGAACATCGAGCGCGACATTACCCGTCGCCTCGGCCAGTTCAGCCCCGTGGGGCAGATCATGCGCCGCATGTGCCGGGAATATCGCATGGTGGTGCGCATGCTCGAAGCGCGCGGTACCGAGGATTTCGGCCTGATATCCCAGGAACTGTACGGCGCCGCCTCCGATGCGTTCCACGCTGGCGACCCGACCCTGGCGGACCTGGGCCTGATGCTTTCTGACTATCTGAACAACATCGACGGCCGTGGCGATTTGAAGGATGAAGCCAAGACCCTCACCGCCAAGGACGCCGTGGCGCTGCTGCAAACACGCCTGAACAAGGTATTTGGCGAGGCCGAAGAGACTATCCGCGTGTTCGAGTCCGACGGTATTGTCGCCGACGCCGCGGCGGGCGCCGACTACATCAAGATCCGCGCCGACGCGATGTTCAATGACCGCGACGTGCGCGCCTTGGAAGTGCATGAAGGCCTGGTGCATGTTGGCACCACGCTAAACGGGCAGAACCAACCGATCTGCACATTCCTGTCCAAGGGCCCGCCGTCCTCCACCGTGACCCAGGAAGGCCTGGCGATCCTGATGGAAATCATCACCTTTGCCTCCTACCCGAGCCGCCTGCGCAAACTGACCAACCGCACCCGTGCCATCCACATGGTGGAGGAGGGCGCCGACTTCCTGCAGGTGTTTGAGTTCTTCCGCGAGCAAGGCTTTGAGATGGGCGAAAGCTATGGCAACGCCAGTCGCGTATTCCGTGGCTCGGTGCCGAACGGTCTGCCGTTTACCAAGGATCTGTCCTACCTCAAGGGCTTTATCATGGTCTACAACTACATTCAGCTCGCCGTGCGTAAAGGCAAGCTGGAGCAAGTGCCGCTGCTGTTCTGCGGCAAGACCACCCTGGAAGACATGCGCACCCTGCGTCAGCTGGTTGACGAAGGCCTGGTGGTGCCGCCCAAGTACTTGCCGGAGCAGTTCCGCGATATGAACGCGCTGGCGGCGTGGATGTGCTTCTCCAACTTCCTCAACCACTTGAGCCTGGATCGGATCGAGGCAGATTATTCGAATATCCTTTGA
- a CDS encoding alpha/beta hydrolase, with protein sequence MRILGILCLLLTLNGCSSLLFYPEPGLPFTPEKARLQYRDVTLTTADGVKLRAWWLPAKPGVPLKGTVLHLHGNGGNLAWHLGGSWWLPEQGYQVLLLDYRGYGLSEGKPSLPAVYQDVDAAFSWIDKAPETQGQPLIVLGQSLGGALAVHYLAAHPERQSRLKALVLDGVPASYRDVGQFALSTSWLTWPFQVPLSWLVPDADSAIRAMPQLTGVPKLLFHSLDDPIVPVANGIRLYQAAPPPRVLQLTRGGHVQTFADKTWQTVMLRYLDDPQHFNGLRRLGEIPNYPTRKVDSSESPQ encoded by the coding sequence ATGAGAATCCTCGGCATTTTGTGCCTGCTACTCACTTTGAACGGCTGCAGCTCCCTGCTGTTCTACCCCGAGCCCGGCCTGCCGTTCACGCCGGAAAAAGCCCGCCTGCAATACCGCGACGTCACCTTGACCACCGCCGATGGCGTGAAGCTTCGCGCCTGGTGGCTACCGGCCAAGCCCGGCGTGCCCCTTAAGGGCACGGTGCTGCACTTGCACGGCAACGGCGGCAACCTCGCCTGGCACCTGGGCGGCAGTTGGTGGTTGCCTGAGCAGGGTTACCAAGTACTGCTGCTGGACTATCGCGGTTATGGGCTGTCGGAAGGCAAGCCATCATTACCCGCGGTCTATCAGGATGTTGATGCGGCGTTCAGCTGGATCGACAAGGCGCCCGAAACCCAGGGCCAGCCGCTGATCGTTCTGGGCCAAAGCCTGGGTGGCGCGCTGGCGGTGCACTACCTGGCAGCCCATCCGGAACGTCAATCCCGGCTCAAGGCGCTGGTGCTGGACGGCGTGCCCGCCAGTTATCGTGACGTAGGACAATTCGCCCTCAGTACTTCCTGGTTAACATGGCCGTTTCAAGTGCCCCTGTCCTGGCTGGTACCGGACGCCGACAGTGCGATCCGCGCCATGCCTCAGCTGACGGGTGTGCCGAAACTGTTGTTCCACAGTCTGGATGACCCCATTGTGCCAGTGGCCAATGGCATCCGCCTGTACCAGGCCGCGCCGCCGCCAAGGGTGCTGCAGTTGACCCGGGGCGGCCATGTGCAAACCTTTGCCGACAAGACCTGGCAAACCGTGATGCTGCGCTATCTGGACGACCCGCAACACTTCAACGGCCTACGTCGCCTGGGCGAAATTCCGAACTATCCCACTCGAAAAGTTGATTCATCAGAGAGCCCGCAATGA
- a CDS encoding OmpA family protein, whose translation MRKQLMIPALLAMSVALAACSTPPNANLENARTNFSSLQTNPQATKLAALETKDASEWLDKADKAYRDNEDQKKVDQLAYLTNQRVEVAKDTIVLRESEAKLKNAGDERARALLDARDAQIKQLQDSLNAKQTDRGTLVTFGDVLFATNKSDLKSSGLVNITKLAQFLRDNPDRKVIVEGYTDSTGSDSYNQSLSERRAASVQRALAQQGVDISRIVTQGYGKEYPVADNTSVSGRAMNRRVEVTISNDNQPVKPRSSVAN comes from the coding sequence ATGCGTAAACAATTGATGATCCCTGCCCTGCTGGCGATGAGCGTTGCACTGGCGGCTTGCTCCACTCCGCCGAACGCGAACCTGGAAAATGCACGGACCAACTTCTCGTCCCTGCAAACCAACCCGCAAGCGACCAAGCTCGCGGCGCTGGAAACCAAGGACGCCAGCGAATGGCTGGACAAGGCTGACAAGGCTTACCGCGACAACGAAGACCAGAAGAAAGTCGACCAACTGGCCTACCTGACCAACCAGCGTGTTGAAGTGGCCAAAGACACCATCGTGCTGCGCGAATCCGAAGCCAAGCTGAAAAACGCCGGCGACGAACGCGCTCGCGCTTTGCTGGATGCTCGTGATGCGCAGATCAAGCAGCTGCAAGACAGCTTGAACGCCAAGCAGACCGATCGCGGCACCCTGGTGACCTTCGGTGACGTGCTGTTCGCCACCAACAAATCTGATCTGAAATCCAGCGGCCTGGTTAACATCACCAAGCTGGCTCAGTTCCTGCGCGACAACCCGGACCGTAAGGTGATCGTCGAAGGCTACACCGACAGCACCGGTTCCGACTCGTACAACCAGAGCCTGTCGGAGCGCCGTGCAGCCTCCGTGCAACGCGCACTGGCTCAGCAAGGCGTGGACATCTCGCGCATCGTGACTCAAGGCTATGGCAAGGAATACCCGGTTGCCGACAACACCAGCGTGTCGGGCCGTGCCATGAACCGCCGCGTTGAAGTGACCATCTCCAACGACAACCAACCGGTCAAGCCACGGTCTTCCGTTGCTAACTGA
- a CDS encoding DUF4398 domain-containing protein, whose translation MKTSTAKSSFNPLRGLKLAALAIGTSFVLAGCAGNPPTEQYAVTQSAVNSAVSAGGTEYAAVEMKSAQDKLKQAEIAMHDKNYDEARRLAEQAEWDARVAERKSQAAKAEQAVKDSQKAVDELRKEGMRPAAIQQK comes from the coding sequence ATGAAGACCAGCACTGCCAAATCCTCGTTTAACCCTCTGCGCGGGCTCAAGTTGGCCGCGCTGGCAATCGGCACCAGCTTCGTTTTGGCTGGCTGCGCCGGCAACCCTCCGACCGAGCAATATGCGGTCACCCAGTCTGCGGTGAACAGCGCTGTCAGCGCCGGCGGCACCGAGTACGCGGCTGTAGAAATGAAGTCGGCCCAGGACAAGCTCAAGCAAGCTGAGATTGCCATGCACGACAAAAATTACGACGAAGCCCGTCGCCTGGCCGAACAAGCCGAGTGGGACGCTCGCGTTGCAGAGCGCAAATCCCAGGCTGCCAAGGCTGAACAGGCTGTGAAGGATTCCCAGAAGGCTGTTGATGAGTTGCGTAAGGAAGGCATGCGCCCGGCTGCTATCCAGCAGAAGTAA
- a CDS encoding pilin assembly protein, translating to MKIRELAQHWEENAKGRLTKTEYAIHLDVEAAARLAAIAEMYPKRQTEELLGELIGAALEELEESFPYVKGEHVIATDEEGDPLYEDVGPTPRFLSLSRRFLHDQSASDEDPQR from the coding sequence AAGAGAACGCCAAGGGTCGCCTGACCAAAACCGAGTACGCGATTCATCTGGATGTAGAGGCGGCCGCGAGGCTGGCGGCCATCGCCGAAATGTACCCCAAGCGTCAGACCGAAGAATTACTGGGCGAGTTGATCGGCGCGGCCCTGGAAGAGCTTGAAGAGAGCTTTCCGTACGTCAAGGGCGAGCATGTGATTGCCACCGACGAAGAGGGCGACCCCCTTTACGAAGATGTCGGTCCAACCCCTCGCTTCCTGTCACTTTCGCGGCGGTTTCTGCACGACCAGTCTGCCAGCGACGAAGACCCGCAACGCTGA